The following coding sequences are from one Salvia hispanica cultivar TCC Black 2014 chromosome 3, UniMelb_Shisp_WGS_1.0, whole genome shotgun sequence window:
- the LOC125209313 gene encoding UPF0481 protein At3g47200-like — protein sequence MALENSAEIVVEIQDIDVEPHGAEGVRIQAQGANGVCIQAQGLMLYRVPEHVRRGRNHIYEPQVVPLGPYHHREHPERELVEPLKNELRVIFCGDRESSLLKQIHERIGEIRHFYGGADGYNDKELAEMMLRDACFLIGYMHGGDCFPLISQRLGMMRSLLMYGDMRMLENQIPFWLISLIHPHPQSFLCNYMNLIVFGDSRPGQANGGEEPIAAFGGYKRITQLPWENGRGEEPLHLLEASRQTLLSLAGNQENWVAKESSVTVWQMVNSPFRSATDLKAKGIRFGRSSHCLTDIKFSSFAFYAELQLPSFYLTKKANVYYSNILAFEMSPERHTNYAVTTYLNFMKALIHNANDVKVLREKGILYGSLTSDDEVVEMFKSIETYGCSNRKHGLFRDVKMRIDEHCNSKARTWMADLMKTNFRSPWSVIALVAAALLICLTFLQTFYTINPHN from the coding sequence ATGGCTTTGGAGAACAGTGCAGAGATAGTTGTGGAAATTCAAGACATAGATGTGGAACCTCACGGTGCCGAGGGTGTTCGCATCCAAGCTCAGGGTGCCAACGGTGTTTGCATCCAAGCTCAGGGGCTCATGCTGTACAGAGTGCCAGAGCATGTGCGGCGCGGGAGGAATCACATTTATGAGCCACAAGTTGTTCCCCTTGGCCCATACCACCACCGCGAGCATCCAGAACGAGAGCTAGTGGAGCCGCTCAAGAACGAGCTACGTGTTATATTTTGCGGAGACCGAGAAAGCTCCCTTTTGAAGCAGATCCATGAGCGGATAGGCGAAATCCGCCATTTCTATGGCGGAGCAGATGGCTACAACGACAAGGAATTGGCTGAAATGATGCTCCGCGACGCCTGCTTCCTCATCGGCTACATGCATGGAGGTGATTGTTTCCCCTTAATTAGCCAACGCCTGGGAATGATGAGGAGTTTGTTGATGTATGGAGATATGAGAATGCTGGAGAATCAGATTCCGTTTTGGCTCATCTCCTTAATACACCCGCATCCCCAATCATTCCTGTGCAACTACATGAACCTCATTGTTTTTGGGGATAGCAGGCCGGGACAAGCAAACGGAGGAGAAGAGCCTATTGCTGCTTTCGGTGGTTACAAAAGGATCACACAACTTCCATGGGAAAACGGAAGGGGAGAAGAGCCTCTTCATCTACTCGAAGCTTCACGCCAAACCCTCCTCAGCCTCGCTGGCAACCAAGAAAATTGGGTAGCGAAGGAAAGCTCAGTAACTGTGTGGCAAATGGTGAACAGTCCGTTTCGGTCGGCGACGGATCTTAAAGCAAAAGGCATCCGTTTCGGGCGGAGTTCTCATTGCTTGACGGACATCAAGTTCTCCTCCTTCGCCTTCTACGCTGAACTCCAACTTCCTTCCTTCTACCTCACCAAAAAAGCCAATGTTTACTACTCCAATATTCTCGCGTTCGAGATGTCTCCTGAGAGGCACACAAACTACGCCGTGACGACTTACTTGAACTTCATGAAAGCGCTGATCCACAATGCGAATGATGTAAAGGTGTTGCGGGAGAAAGGCATACTGTACGGCTCTTTGACTAGCGATGACGAAGTGGTTGAAATGTTTAAAAGCATCGAAACTTATGGATGCTCAAACCGAAAACACGGCCTTTTCCGTGACGTGAAGATGAGGATTGATGAGCACTGCAACAGCAAAGCGAGGACGTGGATGGCCGACCTCATGAAAACCAATTTTCGGAGTCCGTGGAGTGTTATAGCTCTCGTCGCCGCCGCTCTTCTGATATGCCTCACTTTTTTGCAAACTTTCTACACAATCAATCCACACAATTGA